Proteins from one Malania oleifera isolate guangnan ecotype guangnan chromosome 4, ASM2987363v1, whole genome shotgun sequence genomic window:
- the LOC131152966 gene encoding bidirectional sugar transporter NEC1-like, whose amino-acid sequence MAFLSTEILGFIFGLLGNIVSFLVFLAPVPTFYRIYKKKSTEGFQSIPYVVALFSAMLLLYYSFLKTNAPLIMSINSIGCAIETAYLIIYLIYAPKKEKIFTWWLVGANFGMYGLILLLTFFLTSGFKRVMVVGWICASICLAVFISPLSIMSQVIRTRSVEYMPFYLSFFLTLCATMWFFHGLFIKDFYIAVPNVFGFLFGIAQMILYIIYKDSKKGGESTDAKTANWYPTVEKQASLELATKTTVDCKKPLEPPCACNV is encoded by the exons atggCCTTCCTCTCCACTGAAATTCTGGGTTTCATTTTCGGCCTCTTGG GTAATATCGTATCCTTCTTGGTGTTCTTAGCACCAGT GCCAACTTTCTACAGGATTTATAAAAAGAAATCTACAGAAGGGTTTCAATCCATTCCATATGTGGTGGCACTGTTCAGTGCAATGTTGTTACTCTATTATTCTTTCCTCAAAACAAATGCTCCCTTGATTATGAGCATTAACAGCATTGGATGCGCTATAGAGACTGCTTACCTAATCATTTACCTCATTTATGCACCAAAGAAAGAAAag ATATTTACATGGTGGCTGGTAGGAGCCAACTTTGGGATGTATGGTTTGATCTTGCTCCTCACCTTCTTCCTCACTTCCGGATTTAAGCGCGTAATGGTGGTGGGATGGATATGCGCTTCCATTTGCCTTGCTGTCTTCATTTCTCCTCTCAGCATTATG AGTCAGGTGATAAGGACCAGGAGTGTTGAGTACATGCCATTCTATCTATCCTTTTTCCTCACTCTCTGTGCTACTATGTGGTTCTTCCATGGACTCTTTATAAAGGACTTCTATATTGCA GTGCCAAATGTATTCGGATTTCTCTTCGGAATTGCTCAAATGATCCTATACATCATATACAAGGATTCAAAGAAGGGCGGAGAGAGCACAGATGCAAAGACTGCAAATTGGTATCCGACGGTTGAGAAACAAGCATCCTTGGAGTTGGCAACGAAAACCACCGTTGATTGCAAGAAGCCTCTTGAGCCACCATGCGCCTGCAACGTATGA